A genomic window from Engraulis encrasicolus isolate BLACKSEA-1 chromosome 14, IST_EnEncr_1.0, whole genome shotgun sequence includes:
- the LOC134463112 gene encoding G-protein coupled receptor 22-like, translating to MDTESYTTLRLETSDGAGGAGGAGGGTVASMAGILEGTHAGGSSAPPEEWHMPYPISFQVSLTSFLMLELVLGFSSNLTVLVLYCSQSNLVDSVSNLVTVNLHVLDIAVCVLCLPLTVVVVLLPPGRDLALVCCFHEACVTFASISTAINVLVISMDRYDISVRPANRLLTPRYAALLLAAVWAVSLAVFFIPFIEVDFFSSSSSLLSEGLGENGVGGVTQASVSTQSPSSPLSLSPSSFSSSSSSSSSSSSPYPSLSPSPASAPAWRNRTLLCVGGQGYHMGLGMYTHLLLQVPIFFATVVVMLFTYSRILRALNIKIGSHMRKGHQRGGASGGGGRRHRSQRRAEQEELEGAVVIGGDSSSKHLSHPPLISSPTPTTPTPATSPPAVSTVPLMGAESTAASAAVSTAASPVAPVAATAASSLGVQASVSAIIALRRAVRRHRDRRERQRRVFRMSLLIISTFLGCWAPISVANVLILCLGPSDTLVSLRLCFLAMAYGTTISHPLLYAFTRQKLRRVLRAKVKKRVVSLLQVDPSPGGTVIHNSWVEPPRKGGRKGRVEGSDGTTDRCLSEPL from the exons ATGGACACCGAGAGCTACACCACCCTGCGCCTGGAGACCAGCGATGGCGCGGGCGGAGCGGGTGGCGCAGGGGGGGGCACGGTGGCCAGCATGGCTGGCATCCTGGAGGGCACCCACGCCGGCGGAAGCTCTGCCCCTCCTGAAGAGTGGCACATGCCTTACCCAATCAGCTTCCAG GTGTCGCTGACCAGCTTCCTGATGCTGGAGTTGGTGCTGGGCTTCAGCAGCAACCTGACGGTGCTGGTGCTCTACTGCTCGCAGTCCAACCTGGTGGACTCGGTCAGCAACCTGGTGACGGTCAACCTGCACGTGCTGGACATCGCCGTGTGCGTGCTGTGCCTGCcgctgacggtggtggtggtgctgctgccgcCGGGCCGCGACCTGGCGCTGGTCTGCTGCTTCCACGAGGCCTGCGTCACCTTCGCCAGCATCTCCACGGCCATCAACGTGCTGGTCATCAGCATGGACCGCTACGACATCTCGGTGCGGCCGGCCAACCGGCTGCTGACGCCGCGCTACGCCGCGCTGCTGCTGGCCGCCGTCTGGGCCGTGTCGCTGGCCGTCTTCTTCATCCCCTTCATCGAGGTGGACTTCTTCTCCTCGTCATCCTCGTTGTTATCAGAGGGGCTGGGGGAGAACGGCGTTGGCGGGGTGACGCAAGCTAGTGTTAGCACCCAGTCCCCGTCGTCGCCCCTGTCTCTGTcgccctcctccttttcctcctcgtcctcgtcctcctcctcgtcctcgtccccgTACCCGTCCCTGTCCCCATCCCCGGCCTCGGCACCAGCGTGGCGCAACCGGACGTTGCTGTGCGTGGGCGGCCAGGGCTACCACATGGGCCTGGGCATGTACACCCACCTGCTGCTGCAGGTGCCCATCTTCTTCGCCACCGTGGTGGTGATGCTGTTCACGTACTCGCGCATCCTGCGCGCACTCAACATCAAGATCGGCTCGCACATGCGCAAGGGCCACCAGCGCGGAGGTGCGAGCGGGGGCGGGGGCAGGCGCCATCGCAGC CAGCGCAGGGCCGAGCAGGAGGAGCTGGAAGGGGCGGTGGTGATCGGGGGGGACTCGTCGTCCAAGCACCTCAGCCACCCTCCGCTCATCTCATctccaacccccaccacccccacccccgccaccTCCCCTCCGGCCGTCTCCACTGTGCCCCTGATGGGTGCGGAGAGCACGGCAGCCAGCGCGGCAGTCAGCACGGCAGCGTCCCCGGTCGCCCCGGTGGCTGCCACGGCCGCGTCCTCCCTGGGCGTGCAGGCCTCGGTGTCGGCCATCATCGCGCTGCGGCGCGCCGTGCGGCGCCACCGGGACCGGcgcgagcgtcagcggcgcgtcTTCCGCATGTCGCTGCTCATCATCTCCACGTTCCTGGGCTGCTGGGCGCCCATCTCGGTGGCCAACGTGCTGATCCTGTGCCTGGGCCCCAGCGACACGCTGGTCTCGCTGCGCCTCTGCTTCCTGGCCATGGCCTACGGCACCACCATCTCGCACCCGCTGCTGTACGCCTTCACGCGCCAGAAGCTGCGCCGCGTGCTCAGGGCCAAGGTCAAGAAGCGCGTGGTGTCGCTGCTGCAGGTGGACCCCTCCCCCGGCGGCACCGTCATCCACAACTCCTGGGTGGAGCCGCCGCGCAAGGGGGGGCGCAAGGGACGTGTGGAGGGCAGCGACGGCACCACGGACCGGTGCCTGAGCGAACCGCTAtga